The Aestuariibaculum lutulentum genome segment GTTTTGGTATTCCGGCGAAAACCACCGTCTTAATTCTATATTAAAAGATGGGTTTGGGCCTTACCCCTCGGGTCGGGCTATACGCTATTAGTTTTGCTTATGCAAAAGCTAGCCGCTACTATCCCTAACGCGAAGCATTCACGATTTCCAAAATGAAATAAAAATGCATGAATAATCAATAACTCTGTTAAATAGCAACTAACTTAAATTCTAAAAGTCACTTTGTATCATAATTTATCCTTTTGAGGAAATTTAATTTAATCATAAAGTATAAACAGACCTAAAACATTACACTATCTAATAAAAAATCTGCTTTCAAATTAAACAAACACAAATATAATTGTTAAAATTTTCACAAAATTATTTCCTCCTTTTTATATTTTTTTGTCAAATATTAATTTCATGCACTAAATAAAAATAGCCTGTATATAAAGCATTTTATAATTAATAGATTAATCAATTTCATTTTTTAATAATAATTATTTTGTTTTTGTTATGTTATTCAATTATTTATCTAGACTAAACACTTCTAAGTGTTTCTACACATCAATCACATTTCTTTTTTTTATTGTTTCTGGAATCTTTTCAAACTTAAATGCCCAAAGACAGCCATTAAAGGATGATGGTTTAAAATCTACTTTCTCTTCCGATTTAATTAATATAGAAACTTCGGTCGGTCAGGTATTTCGCTATACCACAACACTTGAAAATAACGCAACTGAAGATCAAATTTACCAACTAACAGCTAAGGTTCCTGAAGGTTGGAAAGCGATTTTTAAAGCCAAAGGAAAACAAGTCACTTCCATTAAGGTCGATCGTGGTAAGAAGGAAATAATTAACTTAGAATTCTACCCATCGTATGAAGCGAAACCTAAGAAATATGAAGTTCCTGTAATTGCAAAATCAACACAAGAATCTCTAAGTTTAAATTTAGAAGCTGTTGTAAGCGGAGCCTATGAATTGAAAATGACCACTTCCACAGGTAGATTGAGTGATAAAATAACTGAAGGAGAAAAAAAAGAAATCCAGTTAACCGTTAAAAATACCGGATCTTTAAGTTTAACCGATATTGAACTGAATAGTAAAACACCTCCAAAATGGAGTGCGGTATTTAAACCTTCAAAGATTGATAAACTTTCTCCCGGCGAAACAGAAAATGTAACAGTTACCTTAACCGTACCAGACAAAACTATTGCTGGCGATTACATGACCACGTTTACGGCAAAAAATACTAATACAAAAGATGAAGCTGTATTCAGAATATCAGTTGTGACTTCCTTGGCTTCTGGATTACTTGGAGCTATAATTATATTAATAGCTATTCTTGTTGTTTATATTTTGATTCGCAAATACGGAAGAAGATAATACGTCATGAAAACATCAATTATAGAACTCAAAGGGCTCACAAAACGCTATGGTTCTATTAATGTAGTAGATCATTTAGACCTTAATATTCATAAAGGGGAAATTTTTGGTTTACTCGGACCTAACGGAGCCGGAAAAACAACGACTATTCTAATGATGCTAGGGCTAATTGAACCTACATCAGGAATTGCTAAAGTTTGTGGACACAACTCAATATCCAGTCCTATAAATGTAAAAAGTAAAGTAGGTTATATGCCGGACAATGTAGGCTTTTATGATCATATGACCGGACTTGAAAATTTAGTTTATATAGGGCAATTAAATGGGCTTTCCAGATTGGAAGCCGAGAAATCGGCTATAAGCACTATGAAAACTGTAGGCTTGGATAATGCTCTTAATACCAAAACGGCTGCATATTCAAGAGGTATGAAACAGCGTTTGGGTCTGGCAGATGTTTTAATTAAAGAACCTGAAGTTATCATTATGGATGAACCCACACTTGGAATAGACCCCAGTGGCGTTCAAGGCTTCTTAAAACTAATTAAAACATTAAGTCGCAAGCATGGACTTACTGTTTTACTGTCTTCTCACCATTTAAATCAGGTTCAAAAAATATGCGATCGTGTAGGGATTTTTGTAAAAGGAAAATTATTAGCACAAGGAAACATTGAACAATTATCTGAACAACTCTTCTCACAAACATCGCATCAAGTTAACATTACTCTTAGCGAACCTGTAAAATTAACCCAGGAGGAAGAACTGGCATTACAGGAACTAGCAAAAGTTGAACATATCTACAAAGAAAATAGTCAAATTTATATTAACTGTAATAAGACTTTAACTCCAAGCATTGTAAGGTTTTTGGTTGAGAGGAATTATAACATTATTGGCGTTCATCAAAAAACCTATGGATTGGAAGATATCTATCAAAAATATTTTGAAAACCAACACTTAAACGTATAACAACAATTATGGCAATATCTTATACTGATTTCTCATTTAGTAAATCATTAAACAAGAGTGTTCCAATTTGGGCCATGGTTAGAAAGGAGATTTCTGATCACATTAGAAGTTGGCAGTTCATTATTTTACTAATGATTATTGTTTTTACATTCTTTGCGTCTATGTATATCGCAATAAGCAATTTAAATTCGGCCATTTCTAATACTAAAGACCCCGATCATTTATTGATATATCTTAAACTATTAACCATAACCGATGGTAGTTTGCCTCCTTTTCATGTATTTATTAGTTTTTTAGGGCCATTATTAGGCATAAGCCTAGGATTTAATGCTATCAATTCGGAACAACAAAACGGAACACTAATTAGAGTAATGGCCCAACCTATTTACAGAGATAACCTATTATTATCCAAGTTTATTAGTGTCACCATTCTTATAAGTACTATGTTTTTAACCCTATCTCTTCTCATGATTGGTGGAGGTTTACTTATAACAGGTGTGCCCATTGAGTTTGAAGAAGTAGTAAGAATACTTAGTTACATTATTATATGTGTATTTTATGTTGAATTCTGGTTTAGTCTATCTATTATATTTTCAATTAGATTTAAACAAGCCGCTACAGCGGCAATAGCCGCAATAGGTCTTTGGTTATTTTTTACGATATTCTACAATATGATCATTAAAGTGATTGCTAAAGTGATAATTCCAAAATCAAACATGTTTTCTTCTAGTCCATATTCATGGATTGAAATGTTGTTTCATATGGCCCCTAATCAATTATATACTGATGCTACTACAACACTTTTAATGCCGAAAGTAAGAAGTCTAGGCCCTATGAGTATGGAACAAATGGCTGGAGCAATTCCTAATTCATTACCAATTCGAGACAGCCTTTTAATTGTTTGGCCTCAAGTTAGTGGCTTAATATCTGTAACTATTGCCTGTTTTGCTTTGGCTTATTATTTCTTTATGAGAAAAGAGATTAAATGTTAGTTTTTCAGAACAAATGACATTTTTTCAGAAAACCGATAGAGTTTATTGCTGGTTTTAACCAAATTAACTCCATTTTATTTTGGAATAAATTTTGCTCAATAAATAATAACTTGATTTTTCGATTTAACCTTTTAAAAGATTTTACTTATGGAAACAAAACCTTTAAAAATTAAATTGATAGGAAAAAAAGGGAAATCATATCAAATAAAGTTCCCTTACCTAAAAATTCCAGTTACAGTTAATGAGAATCTCTTTAACAAGATGCTTGTAAGTCAAGAATATGAATTTCATAATGATTCGTCTTCGACAAGAAAAGCGTATCTAAATTATAGTTGAGTGTTTATACAAACAGGTAAAGTAACTAGTTACTTTACCTGTTTATTTATTTTAAAATCAAAAAAAATATCTCATCTTCATATCTAGTCTAACATAGGAAGGTAAATACTGATGGCTTTTATTAGTAGTAGAACCAGTTAAATCCCAACTTCCTTTAAACAAAACCAATTATCAATTTTCCTACAACTTAAAACAAACTTATTAACGTTCATTAATACTTTTAAACAATTTAAAACTGTTACTTTTACACCCAATTTAGCATTCGCCACATGACCAAAATCCTGTTACTTTCAGACACGCACAGTTATATAGACGAGCATATTTTAAACCACGTTAGGCAAGCAGACGAGGTCTGGCATGCAGGTGATATTGGCGACTTACAAGTCACCGATGCCATTAAAGCCTTAAAACCACTACGTGGAGTTTACGGTAACATTGACAACTCGGAAATTCGTACCGAGTTCCCAGAAAACAACCGGTTTATGTGTGAAGGTGTTGATGTTTGGATGACCCATATTGGCGGCTATCCTAATGCGTATAACATGCGAGTGCGTGAAGCGATAAAAGCCAATCCCCCAAAATTGTTTATCTGTGGGCATTCTCACATTTTAAAAGTGATGCCCGATAAAAAATTAAATTTGTTACACATGAATCCTGGAGCAGTTGGTAAACACGGGTTTCATAAAATACGTACCATGCTACGTTTTACCATAGACAAAGGTAAAATTGATAATCTGGAAGTGATTGAATTTGAAAATAGGTATTAGTTTAGTTGCTGGCTAATCCTACTAATTTTAACTTTTATTCGCGTTAGGGATTACTCATTTATTTATATTTCGTA includes the following:
- a CDS encoding metallophosphoesterase family protein, coding for MTKILLLSDTHSYIDEHILNHVRQADEVWHAGDIGDLQVTDAIKALKPLRGVYGNIDNSEIRTEFPENNRFMCEGVDVWMTHIGGYPNAYNMRVREAIKANPPKLFICGHSHILKVMPDKKLNLLHMNPGAVGKHGFHKIRTMLRFTIDKGKIDNLEVIEFENRY
- a CDS encoding COG1470 family protein, with translation MLFNYLSRLNTSKCFYTSITFLFFIVSGIFSNLNAQRQPLKDDGLKSTFSSDLINIETSVGQVFRYTTTLENNATEDQIYQLTAKVPEGWKAIFKAKGKQVTSIKVDRGKKEIINLEFYPSYEAKPKKYEVPVIAKSTQESLSLNLEAVVSGAYELKMTTSTGRLSDKITEGEKKEIQLTVKNTGSLSLTDIELNSKTPPKWSAVFKPSKIDKLSPGETENVTVTLTVPDKTIAGDYMTTFTAKNTNTKDEAVFRISVVTSLASGLLGAIIILIAILVVYILIRKYGRR
- a CDS encoding ABC transporter permease, with product MAISYTDFSFSKSLNKSVPIWAMVRKEISDHIRSWQFIILLMIIVFTFFASMYIAISNLNSAISNTKDPDHLLIYLKLLTITDGSLPPFHVFISFLGPLLGISLGFNAINSEQQNGTLIRVMAQPIYRDNLLLSKFISVTILISTMFLTLSLLMIGGGLLITGVPIEFEEVVRILSYIIICVFYVEFWFSLSIIFSIRFKQAATAAIAAIGLWLFFTIFYNMIIKVIAKVIIPKSNMFSSSPYSWIEMLFHMAPNQLYTDATTTLLMPKVRSLGPMSMEQMAGAIPNSLPIRDSLLIVWPQVSGLISVTIACFALAYYFFMRKEIKC
- a CDS encoding ABC transporter ATP-binding protein, coding for MKTSIIELKGLTKRYGSINVVDHLDLNIHKGEIFGLLGPNGAGKTTTILMMLGLIEPTSGIAKVCGHNSISSPINVKSKVGYMPDNVGFYDHMTGLENLVYIGQLNGLSRLEAEKSAISTMKTVGLDNALNTKTAAYSRGMKQRLGLADVLIKEPEVIIMDEPTLGIDPSGVQGFLKLIKTLSRKHGLTVLLSSHHLNQVQKICDRVGIFVKGKLLAQGNIEQLSEQLFSQTSHQVNITLSEPVKLTQEEELALQELAKVEHIYKENSQIYINCNKTLTPSIVRFLVERNYNIIGVHQKTYGLEDIYQKYFENQHLNV